GGGTGCGTTGGTTGGCACGTACTTTTGGCAAATTCGCATGCAAAAACCATATGAAGTAAATATGGGCGAAATGCATCACATGGAAGGGATGGCGGGCCATCAGCATGGAACCGCCTCTGCAGCAACCCACCAGGCTTCACTGGCGACACGGTCATGCGAAGCAATTACAGAGGGGGAGAGCGACGCGCCCGTACGCGAGTTTCGGCTCACGGCCTCACAGAGCGAGAAAAAATCAGATAATGGTGATATCGAGAAGGTTTGGACATTCAACGGCCTCACGCCAGGACCAGAAATTCGAGTTGCCGAAGGTGAAAGAGTCCGTGTCGTGCTAGACAACAAGGACATTCAAGAAGGGGTTACCATCCATTGGCACGGGATTGTTCTTCCTTGTTCGCAGGATGGAGTAGCGGGTGTGACGCAGGATGCCGTAAAGCCCGGAGAGCAGTATACGTACGAATTTATAGCAGACTCTCCCGGAACGTATTGGTATCACTCTCATCAGGCTAGCTCCATCCAGGTTGAAAAAGGCTTGCTGGGGAATTTCATTGTCGATCCTCAGCAGGATCGGTTCGAATACGATCAGGAGGAAACGATACTTATCCAACAGTTAAATGGAACTTATCTCATGAACGGTTCAACAAAGGGAACGCATATCGAGGCGGCTCCCGGAAAGAAAGTCAGACTGAGGATGATCAATGCTGCGAACGAAACGGAAACGATTCACGTCGACGGGGCCTCTTACCGAATAATTGCGATGGATGGCCATGACCTCCACGAACCGGGGATGCTGGAGCATTATAAATTTCTAATGGGAGCGGGCCAGCGTTATGATCTTCTCTTTGAGATGCCGCGGCAAGGTAAAGTTGTCGTCACGAGTGAATCAGGTTTGAAGGTGACACTCGGGACCGGTAGCGAACCGGAGATCCGTTCGGATCACAGCTTATTCAGATGGACCGACTATGGAGAACCAGATCCGAATGCTCCTGTAGACAAATTAACCTACGATCAGTCCTATACCTTAAAGCTCGATCAGAATCTGTTCATCAACTCCATTAACGGAAAAAGTTTTCATGAAATACCACCTCTGGTGGTCAAGGAAGGCCAGCGTGTAAAAATGACGATTACGAATGCTGGCGGAGGGGACCACCCTTTTCATTTGCATGGGCACATATTTCAGGTGCTAAGCCATAACGGCCAGGCTTTGAGCGGAAGTCCCGTATATCTTGATACATTATTAACGCAAGAAGGTGATACTTACGAGGTGTACGTAAAGGCGGATAACCCGGGACTATGGATGATGCATTGCCACAATCTGATGCACGCATCTATGGGAATGAGCATGATGTTCAATTATGAAGGTATTTCGACGCCATTTCGGGTCGGGACAAAATCGGGAAATTTACCGGACTTATGATCGGTATGTTGTTCGAATTTGTGTGAATTATTTCATCGAAAAAATGCACTATCAACCTTGATAGTGCATTTCCTCTAGCTAATCTATTCTGATATGAATTGTTTTTTTATTGCTTTACAATCAAATATAATACTAGTAAGGATGGTGGAGTCATTTCTCATAGAGCCAAGTTGGCTCTAATTATTTTGGACTCACTAATTCCTCACCCTTGACCCTCCAGATATCCGCACCGACTACAAAAGTATTGGATTCTTTATCATATGTCACTTCCTGCGCATCAAGCGCCTCGTTTAGACTCGTTGCAACGATATGAGCATTCTTGATTTTGTAAATTGATGTTTGGGCAGCAGTACCAACGGTAGCAATAATTTCATTGGTTCCGTCCTGGTCAACATCTGCTTCCACCGTATGCGCTTCAATTTGCAATACTTTTGGAGAATTTGTATCCGTTTGAATATAGTAACTAATTGGGCAATTAGCTCCACATGCTCCTGTTACTTTTATATAATTCTTATCAAGTGCATTAACTCGACTAATTGTGTATTGATCGGTATTTTCAGCAGAGTAACCAACTTGACCAATTTCAAAAATATTCGTTCCAATCTTTATAGCTGCAAAAATATTTTCATCATCTTGATTTTTTTGATAATAATAGGTAGTGTAATTATCTATCTCTTGTTTGAGTATGACTTTAGTCAAGTCTGTTTCAACATTTTTTTTAAGTGGTTTTTCTAGGTTCACTTCTGTGAAACTTAGGGAATATGGCATACGATGTTCGCCGATGTCAGATTCATCAATTGTTGAATTAGATACGAGGACATCAGACGCCTGATTGCAACCGGCGAGGAGACAAAATACTGTTAACAACGCTATTCCTATTCTTCTCACGTAGTACCCACCTTTTTTCGTGGTGTTTTAGTTTACAAATTTCATTATATTGGATATATGAATTCGAAAAGTTGATACTATGTATTTCTTTAAATAAATTTTAGTAACAATTTAGGGTCAAATAAGGATTTAACTAAAATATCTCCAGTGGATATTATCCCCTAATAAAGATGATTTATGGGATATCTTTTTAAAGAGTCTCCTAGGTGGAGAATATATAAAGTTCTTAGAGAGAAGTAAACAGTGAATATGTAAGGGGCAAACTAATGAAGAAAATAAAATGGATGCTAGTAATATGCTGTCTCCTCTTTATATTGAGCGCTTGTAATATTGTCGATTCCGATTACCAACAGATGCAAGGAGTCGTAAAAGAAGTCGATTCCCCAAATAACAGAATACTACTCATAGCCAATTTAACAGAGGGGGATTTAAAGAAAGATACGCAAGAAGTGATCAAATCTGGCGAATATAGGGAAGTCGTATGGGTGAGTAAGATTGATCCCTCAAAATTTACAGTTGGTGAAGAAATCATTGTTTACTATGAGACTAGGGAAGACTCTTATCCTGGCAAGATGGCAGCTAAAAAATACGAGAAGCTAGAGATCCAATAATATTGCCGATTTAAGCAGCACATTATAAAAAAAGTCCCAACACCTCCGCCAGCACCAGCTAAAGCTAAACCCTCCGCTTACTATTACGACCTCCTGTGTAGTGGAGGGGATCGAGTTTAAGGTAGACCATGCAAATTATACTGGTCAGAGAGTAAGAATTACCGCTGATACAGATCAATTAGAATCTCAGCCGCCAATTAGAGCAGTTAAAGAAATAGAAATAATCAAATAAAATGAATCCATATACACCCATTTAATGAAATAGGGAATCATGTTGTTAGTTATTCATAGGTAGAGGATTTTGCACGTGCCTTAATCCGAGGCTCAACATAAACGAAAGTGCGGTTCTCCGGTAATTAACGGCTTCACAACGTTATAAAACGCCTTCTTATGCGTAGGACTTGCGCCCAGCTCGATAATACCAGCTGGGCGCATTTTGCGTTATCAAATAGCCGCCAGCCATCATCATGCAATGGAAAGTTTCTTCAATAATATAAAGAGGAAAAAACACCATGAATTCGAATATACTCTAGAAACTATACGAAGAGAGGGATACGCTAATGGATATGCAGACGCTAGCAGAGAGAATGAGTGCAGGCGTGTTTAACGATATTCTGAAACGTGACTTTTCACAGGACATGATTTCTGAATTAGAACAGATGAACGCGGTCCAAATGGAAAACAAACTGAAATACATATTAGCCGTACCGATAGGTATATCCAAGCAGAGGGTATTCGAATATCTTCAATTGTATTATTCGGCCTCTTGGCAGAATCTTTTCATGGAGCTGAATATACCCCGTGCGTTAAGTCTTTTGGAGGTTGGTGCCGGTGATGTTGTTTACATTCCAAAGGCTTTAGATGCTTATTCCAACAACATGGGCACCTATGTGACTGCCAATCTCAACAGGGATCTGACACGAAACTTTCAGGAGAAAACGAAAGGGATGGACGTCAGTATACGGGTTGTTGAGGACGATGCAGCCAATGTCGGTTTATATTATCCGGAGTCCTCTTTTGACGTTGTCGCTTATCACCACGCTATTAACGATATCATCCAGACCATTATCGCGGATCGTGAGGGCATTGATACAGTAAATCAAGATTGGTGGACAATCGAACCTCAAATGTTACAAGCTGTTATGGATTATCACCGAAAAGGCATATTGAAGGATGCAGCATATCATGCGTTTATCCAAATCATTGACACAAGCCGTAAGCAGTTAAAAAGAGGGGGATACATGATATTCGATAACATTACTTATTCTGGATATGATGAAATGGGGTATTCCTCTGAATTCCACAGCAACTATATCCAACTGGCTAGAAGCTGGATTAG
This Paenibacillus sp. JZ16 DNA region includes the following protein-coding sequences:
- a CDS encoding DUF3221 domain-containing protein, producing MKKIKWMLVICCLLFILSACNIVDSDYQQMQGVVKEVDSPNNRILLIANLTEGDLKKDTQEVIKSGEYREVVWVSKIDPSKFTVGEEIIVYYETREDSYPGKMAAKKYEKLEIQ
- a CDS encoding multicopper oxidase family protein — protein: MRRLTWKGKVGIAGLGVAILLGALVGTYFWQIRMQKPYEVNMGEMHHMEGMAGHQHGTASAATHQASLATRSCEAITEGESDAPVREFRLTASQSEKKSDNGDIEKVWTFNGLTPGPEIRVAEGERVRVVLDNKDIQEGVTIHWHGIVLPCSQDGVAGVTQDAVKPGEQYTYEFIADSPGTYWYHSHQASSIQVEKGLLGNFIVDPQQDRFEYDQEETILIQQLNGTYLMNGSTKGTHIEAAPGKKVRLRMINAANETETIHVDGASYRIIAMDGHDLHEPGMLEHYKFLMGAGQRYDLLFEMPRQGKVVVTSESGLKVTLGTGSEPEIRSDHSLFRWTDYGEPDPNAPVDKLTYDQSYTLKLDQNLFINSINGKSFHEIPPLVVKEGQRVKMTITNAGGGDHPFHLHGHIFQVLSHNGQALSGSPVYLDTLLTQEGDTYEVYVKADNPGLWMMHCHNLMHASMGMSMMFNYEGISTPFRVGTKSGNLPDL